The following proteins are co-located in the Apium graveolens cultivar Ventura chromosome 5, ASM990537v1, whole genome shotgun sequence genome:
- the LOC141661714 gene encoding L-tryptophan--pyruvate aminotransferase 1-like, producing the protein MCGTTEQGHAIRQTEDVSPDARNNGASRNLSSDAVVNLDHGDPTMFETYWRNMGDKCTLVIPGYQSLSYFADTKNLCWFLEPKLEESIKNLHNVVGNAVVDDYYIVVGTGSSQLIEAVLYALSPPDQPKPTSVVCAAPYYSCYKEMAEYMRSGLYKWEGDAHTFDKAGTYIEMVTSPNNPDGICREAVVKKDGGKLVHDLAYYWPQYTPITAPADYDIMLFTVSKCTGHAGSRIGWALVKDKEVAQKMVGFMTISTIGVSKESQHRAAKILEVISNGCEDFKSPGGNFFHYGKSILTKRWDILRNTLKHSRVFSLAKYPIKYCHFTQDFSEAHPAFAWIKSKDKIDDCEKFFRGHNILTRSGRRFGSDPMYARVSMVSKEEDFELFIKRLSSINNLNIISAA; encoded by the exons atGTGTGGCACAACAGAGCAGGGTCATGCCATCAGACAAACAGAAGATGTTTCTCCAGATGCAAGGAACAATGGTGCAAGCAGGAACTTATCGTCCGATGCTGTTGTTAATCTGGATCA TGGGGATCCAACAATGTTCGAGACTTACTGGAGAAATATGGGAGATAAGTGTACGTTGGTGATCCCTGGATATCAATCACTAAGCTACTTTGCTGATACCAAAAATTTGTGCTGGTTTTTGGAGCCAAAACTTGAGGAATCAATCAAGAATTTGCATAATGTGGTCGGGAATGCAGTTGTCGATGACTATTACATCGTTGTTGGAACTGGATCTAGTCAGCTCATTGAGGCGGTTCTCTATGCTCTCTCACCGCCTGACCAGCCAAAGCCGACCAGCGTTGTGTGTGCAGCTCCTTATTACTCG TGTTACAAGGAGATGGCCGAATACATGCGGTCAGGGCTTTACAAATGGGAAGGTGATGCCCACACATTCGACAAGGCTGGAACATACATTGAAATGGTGACTTCTCCAAACAACCCCGATGGTATTTGTCGAGAAGCAGTTGTGAAGAAAGATGGAGGAAAGCTTGTTCATGATCTTGCCTACTATTGGCCTCAGTACACTCCCATTACTGCACCAGCTGATTATGATATAATGCTATTTACAGTTTCCAAATGCACTGGACATGCAGGCTCTAGAATTGG TTGGGCTCTGGTGAAGGATAAAGAAGTGGCACAAAAAATGGTGGGTTTTATGACAATCAGCACAATTGGTGTATCAAAAGAATCCCAACATAGGGCTGCAAAGATCCTGGAAGTCATTTCCAATGGCTGTGAAGATTTCAAATCTCCCGGTGGTAACTTCTTTCACTATGGCAAAAGCATCCTGACCAAAAGATGGGACATATTAAGGAACACTTTGAAGCACAGTCGAGTATTCAGCCTTGCTAAGTATCCCATCAAGTACTGTCACTTTACCCAAGATTTCTCCGAAGCACACCCTG CTTTTGCATGGATAAAGTCCAAGGACAAGATAGATGATTGTGAGAAGTTCTTTAGAGGGCACAATATACTGACGCGAAGTGGAAGGCGATTCGGGTCAGATCCAATGTATGCCAGGGTTAGTATGGTGAGCAAAGAAGAAGATTTCGAGCTTTTCATAAAGAGGTTATCTTCAATCAACAATTTGAACATTATTTCTGCTGCATGA